The following is a genomic window from Nisaea sediminum.
CGCGATATTGATTCCGGCCAAGGTAGCAAACGGAGACGACAAACCATGAGCGACGACGAGAAACAGAATCCGACTCCCGGCGCTCAGATCCGGCACCTGATGCGCTCGCTCGACCGCGCGACGCTCTCGACTGCCATGACCGGTGCGGATGCCTGGCCCTATGGCTCGCTGGTGATGGCCGCGGTCGATCAGGACGGCAGCCCGTTGCTGCTGCTGTCCGACCTTGCCGAGCATACGAAGAACCTCAAGGCGGACCCGCGCGTCTCGCTGCTGTTCGACGGCACGGGCGGTTATGACGAGCCCCTGACCGGTCCCCGCGCCACCGTGCTCGGCCGGATCGAAAAAACCGATGACGCTCGCCACGCCGAACGCTATCTCCGCCGCCATTCCTCCGCGCGAATGTTTGCCGGCTTCAAAGATTTCAGCTTCTACCGGGTGACTGTCGAGCGGGCGCATATCGTTGCCGGCTTCGGGCGCATCCACTGGGTCGACGCGAGCGACATCCTCGCCGGCCGGGCGCCGGAACTGGAAGAGGCCGAAGCCGGGATCGTCGCCCACATGAACGAGGACCATGCCGACGCCAATCAGCTCTACGCTTCTGTTCTTCTGGAACTTTCCGGCGAGGGCTGGGAGATGACCGGATGCGACACGGAAGGCTGCGACCTGCGTCTCGGCGGCGCCGTCGCCCGGCTCGATTACGACGCACCGGTCCGGGACGCGGAAGAGACACGGAAGGCGCTGGTCGCGCTGGTCAAGCGGGCGCGGCAGAGTGCCGCGGAATAATGCGGCATTTTTTCACGCCAAGGATCCGCCGCGCGGTTGCAATCGCAGAAACAGACTCGTAACAATCTCCGACCTAAACGGAGCGGAACCGCAAAAAAGAGTCGCAATTTCCGCGCGGAGTCACTGAAGCTAGATCGAGGAAACGAGTCTCATGGGCCAGGAACGATCCGCAAAGGATCTGGAACAGCACGGGCTGTTCAATCTCGGAACCGCCTACTGGAATCTCTCCGTAGCGGAACTCTACGAACATGCGATCCGCAACGACGAGGGCCAGATCGTCCCGGGCGGCGCGCTCGCGGTCGAGACCGGCAAGCACACCGGCCGCTCTCCGAAGGACAAGTTCATCGTCGATACCCCGTCGGTCCACGACCAGATCAACTGGGGCGACGTAAACCGGCCCTGCACGCCGGAGCTGTTCGACGAGATGCACCGCCGTCTCGCCGGCTACATGCAGAACCGCGACTGTTACGTGCTCGACTGCTTCGCCGGCGCCGATGAGGATTACCGCCTGCCGGTCCGCGTCGTGACCGAGACCGCCTGGCACAACCTCTTCGCCAAGAACATGTTCCGCCGCCCGGAAGCGGCCGAACTCAAAGGCTTCGAGCCGCAGTTCACCGTGCTTCAGGCGCCGGGCCTGCAGGCCGCGGGCGAGGCCGACGGGCTGAATTCCGAGACCTTCATCCTGGTCAATTTCGACAAGCGCCTCGTGATCGTCGGCGGCAGCTGGTACGCGGGCGAGATCAAGAAGTCGATCTTCGGCATCCTGAACCACATGCTCCCGGATGTCGGCGTGATGCCGATGCACTGCTCGGCCAACGTCTCGAAGGACGGCGAGAGCGCGATCTTCTTCGGCCTCTCCGGCACCGGCAAGACGACGCTTTCCTCCGACGGCACCCGCATCCTGCTCGGCGACGACGAGCACGGCTGGTCCGACAAGGGGATCTTCAATTTCGAGGGCGGCTGCTACGCGAAGGTGATCCGGCTTTCCGAAGAAGCCGAGCCGGAGATCTACGCCGCCTCGCAGCGCTTCGGCACCGTTCTGGAGAACGTGGTCTACGACCAGGACACGCGCCAGGTCGATTTCGACGACGGCAGCCTCACCGAGAACAGCCGCTCCTGCTACCCGATCGACTTCATTCCGAACACCGATGTCGGCGGCACCGCAGGTCATCCGAAGCACATCATGATGCTGACGGCGGACGCGTTCGGCGTTCTGCCCCCGATCTCCAAGCTGACGCCGGAACAGGCGATGTACCACTTCCTCTCCGGCTACACCGCACGGGTCGCGGGGACGGAAAAGGGTCTTGGCAACGATCCGCAGGCGACCTTCTCGACCTGTTTCGGCGCGCCCTTCATGCCGCGTCACCCGAGCGTCTATGGCGAGATGCTGCGCGAGCGCATCGCCAAGCACGGCGCGACCTGCTGGCTGGTCAATACCGGGTGGCAGGGCGGCCGCGCCGGCTCCGGCGCCAAGCGGATGGAGATCGCCTTCACCCGCGCGATGGTCCGGGCCGCGCTCGCCGGCAAGCTGGACAAGGTCCCGGTGAAACAGGAGCCGCATTTCGGCCTGTTCATCCCGGAGAGCTGCCCGGGCGTGCCGTCCGAAGTGCTCGACCCGCGCAACAGCTGGTCGGACAAGGAGGGCTACGACGCCACCGCGGCCGATCTCCGCAAGCGCTTCCAGGAGAACTTCCGGCAATTCGAGAAATATGTCGAAGCCGCCGTGATCGAAGCCGGGGTCAAGGCCGCCGCCTGATCTGTGCTTCACGCCGAACAACGAAAAGGCCGCCTCCGGGCGGCCTTTTCTGTTTTCACATCGATCTAAAAGATCGTCATTCCCGCGAAAGCGGGGACCCAGGGATCGTAGAGCTCAGCCCGTCTTCCCTGGGTCCCCACTTGCGTGGAGATGACGACCTATTGGTAACCTATTGGTGCTTGCGACATGCCGTCCCTTCGGCCGGCCGCTTTCGTCCCCATATGATGTTCAAACAACGGACCGGAGACGCCCCATGATCAAGATCGCGAAAACCGCGCCGAACCGCATCGAGATGGAGTTCGAAGGCGACAGCATCGACGAAGAGACAATGCAGAATGCGATTGAGGAACTGATCGCGGTGACGGAAGACATCGAGCATGGTCAATTGCTCTACCGGCTCCACCAGTTTCCCTGGCCGAGCCTGGCCGCCATCGGCGTGAAGTTCGGGCACCTGCCACAGCTCTTCAGGATGCTTGGGCGCTTCGACCGTTGCGCCGTTCTCAGCGACGAAGGCTGGCTCCGCACCGCGTCCGATATCGAGGGTGCGCTGATCCCCGGACTGGAGATCAAGGGGTTCAGGATGGACGAGATTGCGGAAGCCGAAGCCTGGCTCACCCGGACCGCCTGACATCCGGGTGTAGTCGGCATTACCCGTCGCCGAGCGCCTTCTCGAACACGTGCGTCGCGACCCTATAACCGAGAATGTCGGTATCGATCCGGCCGGTCTCCTCGTAGCCCATGGCGCGGTAGAACACAGCCGCGCGGGCGTTGAAGACGTCACATTCGACATAGACAGAATTGTGGCCGGCTTTCGCGAGTTCCGCCTCGGCATCCTCCAGAAGCGCGCGGCCGACGCCCCGGCGCTGATGTTCCGGTAGAATCTGGATGGTCTTGATCTGCCGGTCGAGCAGGAAGGAAAAGCCGACCACGCCCGTCTTGCCGTCATCAGCCTCGGCCACCCTGCAGGTCTGCCAGGCGTGATCGACGAAGGCCTGACCGAGATTCTCGTTGCGGTAACGGGCCGGAACCGCCGGCGGCATGAACGGCATCCAGGTCGCCTCCCAGCACTGGTCCATGATCTCGACCATCCGCGCCTTGTCCCGTTCTTCCGCCTGCCGCACCGTGACGGGAAGCGGTTTGGCCTTGGGCTTCAGCTTCGGGCGCGGCGGACTGCTCATGATGCCTCCGGCAAATGACAGACCGCCTGCAGCTTGTTGCCGTCGGGATCGCGGACATAGGCGGCGTAATAATTCCTGTGGTAGTGCGGCCGGAGGCCCGGTGCCCCTTCGTCGCTGCCGCCATGGGCAATCGCGGCAGCGTGAAACGCGTCGACCGAGGCCCGGTCCGAAGCGAGAAAGGCGATATGGGTCCCGTTACCGACCGTTGCCGGCTTGCCATCGAAAGGACGCATGACCCAGGTCTGGTCGCCCTTGGTATCGCCGTAGCCGGCATGGAGCTCGTCGCGGAAGAAGCGGGCGATCCCGAGCGTGGCGAGGACCGCATCGTAGAAGGCAGCCGCGCGGTCGAGATCGTTGCTGCCGAGCGTTACGTGACTTAACATCGGACCCTCCTCCCCGGATTGCGCCTCAGTGCGCCTCGGCCCAACTGTCGCCGGTGCCGGCATCTGCCACCAACGGCACGGACAGTTCGACCACCGGATCGGCGGCGCCCTCCATCACCCGGCGCACCACCTCCGTCGTCTTCTCGAGCTCGGCTTCCGGCACCTCGAACAGCAGTTCGTCATGCACCTGCAGCAGCATCTTCGCTTTCAGGCTCGCCTCGTCGAGCGCCGGGTTGATCCGCACCATGGCGCGCTTGATCACGTCCGCGGCAGAACCCTGGATCGGGGCGTTGATCGCGGCGCGCTCGGAGAAGGCGCGGCGGGCCGGATTGTTGTCCTTGATCCCCGGGATGTGCACCCGGCGGCCGAAGATCGTCGTGACATAGCCATGTTCGCGGGCCGAGCTCTTGGTCTCGTTCATGTAGTCGCGGATGCCCGGATAGCGCTCGAAATAGGCGTCGATATATTTCTTCGCGACGCCCGGCTCCGTGCCGATCTGCCGGGCGAGACCGAAGGCGGAAATGCCGTAGATGATGCCGAAATTGATCGCCTTGGCGTTTCGTCTTGTGGTCGGGTCCATGTCCTTCAGCGGCACACCGAACACTTCCGAGGCGGTCTGGGCGTGAATGTCGATTCCGTCGCGGAACGCCTGTTTCAGGCTCTCGATATTGGCGATATGGGCGACCAGTCGCAGCTCGATCTGGGAATAGTCGACCGCCAGCAGTTTGTTCCCCGGCTCGGCGACGAAGGCGGTACGGATCTTCCGGCCTTCTTCCGAGCGGATCGGAATGTTCTGCAGGTTCGGATCGTTGGAACTCAGCCGCCCGGTGCTCGCACCGGTCATGGAATAAGACGTGTGGATGCGCCTGGTCTCCGGATTGATCGCCTCCACCAGCGCGTCGGTATAGGTCGATTTCAGCTTGGAGAGCTGGCGCCAGTCCAGCACCCGGGCCGGCAGATCGTGACCCTGCGCCGCCAGCTCCTCGAGGATGTCGGCGCCGGTCGCATAGGCGCCGGTCTTGCCCTTTTTGCCGCCCGACAGGCCCATCCTGTCGAAAAGGATCTCGCCGAGCTGCTTGGGCGAGCCGATGTTGAACTCCTCGCCTGCCAGCTTGTGGATCTCCACCGCGAGCTCGTCCAGCCGCTTCTCGAAATCCTTCGACATGTCGCGCAGGATCTGCGGATCGACGCGGATCCCCGCCTTCTCCATGCCGACCAGCACCGGGATCAGCGGCCGTTCCAGGGTCTCGTAGACCGTCAGCAATCCGGCTTTCGGGAGCTCCGGCCGGAGCGCGCGGTGGAGGCGCACCGTCATGTCCGCGTCCTCGGCCGCGTAGTCCAGTGCCTTGTCCAGCGCCACCCGGGAGAACGGGATCTGCGTCTTCCCCTTGCCGCAAACTTCCGAGAACTTGATGTTGGTATGGTCGAAATGCAGCTCCGAGAGCTCGTCGAGTCCGTGCCCGTGCAGCCCGCCCTCGAGCACGTAGGACATGCACATCGTGTCGTCCACCGGCGCGACATTCATCCCGCCGTTCCGCTCCTGCGCCAGCACGAGCAGGTCGTATTTCGCGTTGTGCAGGACCTTGAGAACCGACGGATCCTCGAAAAGCGGCCTCAGCAGTCCGAGAGCCACTTTCGGATCGATCTGCTTCGGACGCTCCTTGTCCGATCCGCCATCGAGGAGGCTGCCCTGTGCCTCTCCCTCGCTCTCGTGGCCGAGCGGGATATAGCAGGCCTTGCCCGGCTGGATGCTCATCGAAACACCGACGAGGTCGGCCTGCATCGCGTTCAGCGAGGTCGTCTCGGTGTCGATCGCCACCGTCCCCTCTTCATGCGCCATCGCGATCCAGCGCTTGAGATCTTCCACCTCCTGCACGAGTTCGTAGGCGACCTCGCCTTCCGGCTTCGGCGAGCCGACCGAGCCCTCCGCCGGCGCGGCTGCCGTTTTGCCACCGCCCGCCACCGCTTGTCCGTCCGCCAGTTCCGCCTCGTAGCGCGCGATCAGGCGCTTGAATTCCATTTCCCTCAGAAAGGCGAGCACGGTCGCGTGATCCGGATCCTCGACCGTCAGCCGCTCCAGCGGCTCGACCACATCGACATCGTCCTTCAGCCGAACGAGCTCGCGGGAGATCCGGGCCTGCTCGGCGAACTCGATCAGGTTCTCCCGCCGCTTCGGCTGCTTGATCTCCTCCGCCCGTGCGAGGAGCGTGTCGAGATCGCCATATTCGGTGATCAACTGCGCCGCGGTCTTGATGCCGATCCCGGGCACGCCCGGCACGTTGTCGACGCTGTCGCCGGCGAGCGACTGCACGTCGACCACCCGCTCCGGTCCGACACCGAACTTCTCGAACACCTCGTCGCGGCCGATCGCCCGGTTCTTCATCGGGTCGTACATGTCGACCCCGTCATCGACGAGCTGCATCAGGTCCTTGTCGGAGGAGACGATGGTGACCCGCATCCCCTTTTCCTTCGCCTGCTTGGCGTAGGTCGCGATCAGGTCATCCGCCTCGTAGCCCTCCATCTCCAGGCAGGGCACGTTGAAGGCGCGGACCGCGTCACGGATCAGCGAGAATTGCGGGCGCAAATCCTCCGGCGGCTCGTCCCGGTTCGCCTTGTAGTCGGCGAAAATCTCGTTCCGGAAGGTCAGCCGCTTTGTATCGAAGATGACGGCGACATGGTCGGCCTCGATATCCTCGACCAGCTTCAGCAGCATGTTGGTGAAGCCGAAAACCGCGTTGGTCGGTGTGCCGTCGGACCGGTTCATCGACGGCAAAGCGTGGAACGCGCGGAAGATATAGCCGGAACCGTCCACCAGATAGAGATGGTTGTCCCCGTTCGAGGCGGCGGTCTGATCGTCGGGAATGGCGAGATCGGTCATGGCTGCGGTCCAGCTTGGGCATCGGGGAAACCTCGGCGGAGTCTAGCGGCGGAACACTTCATGACAAGCAATTTGGCTGGGGACAGGCGGTCTGGGCGATTGAACACGCGCAACGGCGGCTGTATGCATGAACCTCTCAAGGGAAAGGCCGAATCGAGACTCAATGAAAACGCTGCTGCATGTGGGCTGTGGACGCCAGAGCACCGAGATCCTGCCGCCGTTCGACTTCGAGAACGAATGGCGCGAGGTCCGCGTGGATATCGATCCTTCGGTCGAGCCGGACGTGATCGACGATATCGCGACCTTGTCGAAGATTCCGGACGGATCGGCCGCGATGGTGTTCTCGAAACACAATATTGAACATCTTGAGTCCCATGTCGTGCCGCAGTGCCTCGCCAGCTTTTACAGGGTTCTGGGCGATCGCGGCTTCGCCACCATCCGCACACCCGACCTCGAGGGTATCTGCAGACGGGTGATCGAGCACGGCCCCGAGAAACCGCTCTACCGTGCCAAGGTCTATGACGAGGAACATGACGTCATGGCCCTCGATATGCTGTTCGGAGCGAGCTGGGAAATCGCCAAAGGCAACCGGTTCATGGCGCATCGCACCGCCTTCACCAAGCGTACGCTCTTCCGCAAGCTCCGCGAGGCCGGCTTCGAGGGTGTGGAAATCAGGACGGTCCCGAACGGCCTCGAACTCTTCGCCATGGCGATGAAGAAGGTCGAGAACAACCTTTTCTGGGAGGTCACCGGGCGCGTGCAGAGCATGGCGGATGTGCCCGAATGAGCCACAACATTCAGATCGCGGAAACCCCGGCTATCAGCGGAATGCGCACTCGATGAAAACACTTCTACATGTCGGCTGCGGACGCCAGAGCAAGGAAACCCTGCCGCCGCTGGATTTCGAAACCCAGTGGACGGAAATCCGTATCGACCTCGATCCCGATGTCGAGCCCGATATCGTCGACGACATCCGGACCCTGTCGAAGGTCGCGGACGGTTCGGGACACATGCTGTTCTCGAAGCACAATATCGAGCACCTCGACTATCACGAGGTCCCGCTCTGCTTCAGCAACTTCCACCGCGTGCTGGACGATGCCGGCTTTGCCATCGTGCGGACGCCCGACCTTGTCGCGATCTGCCGGACCATTCTCAAGCATGGCCCCGAAACCAAGCTCTACGAGGCGGATACCCTGGAGGGCCCGAGAGACGTGACGGGCCTCGACATGCTGTTCGGCGCCTCCTGGGAGCTCGCCCGGGGCAATGACTTCATGGCGCACAGGACCGCGTTCAGCGGCAAGACACTGACCGAGAAATTGCGTGCGGCCGGCTTCGAGCATGTCGAGGTCTCATCGGAGGCCGGCGAATTGAGGTGCGTCGCCCTGAAGAAGAGAGAGAGAAATCTCTATTGGCAGCTATCGGGCCGCAAACCGGCCGCGGCGTGACCGGTCAGGCCGCGCTTTCGCCCGCGACGGGCTTGCTGTAGACAAATTCGCGAGAGCAGTAAGGGCAGGTCACCTTGCCGTCGTGATGGTCGATCGTGAGGAAAACCCGCGGATGGCCAAGCGCACCCTTGCCGCCGTCGCAGGCGACGCGCTTGTCCGTAACAGTGATCACTTCGAACGGTTTTGCCATCTGACTGGTCCTTCCACGCGCGGGCACCTATATTGAGCCCAGTCTCCGATCCCGGAATGCCGGGAGATAATAGCCATTCGCCGCGTATTTTCAATCGCCTGCAAAGAGTCTTTTCCCGTGCCCAACGAGAGCCAGACCATCCGGACCGCCCCCGCCCTCGCCCTTGAGATCAAGGGGCTTGAGAAAGTCTACGGCCGGGCCGGCAGTCCACGCCGGAAGCACGCCCTCAAGGGCATCGATCTCGAAGTCCCGCGCGGCTCGATCTTCGCTCTTCTGGGACCGAACGGCGCCGGCAAATCGACGCTGATCAACATCCTCGCCGGCATGGTGAACAAGAGCGGCGGAACGGCAAAGGTCTGGGGCATCGATATCGACGAGGATCCGCGCCAGGCCCGGGCCGCGATCGGCATCGTGCCGCAGGAGCTGAACATCGACGCCTTCTTCAGCCCGCGCGAGCTGCTCGACCTGCAGGCCGGGCTCTATGGCGTGCCGAAATCCGAGCGGCGCACGGACGAGATCCTCGAGCTGGTCGAGCTCGCCGACAAGGCGGATGCCTATACCCGCTCGCTCTCAGGCGGCATGCGGCGGCGCCTGCTGGTCGCCAAGGCGATGGTGCATAACCCGCCGATCCTGGTGCTCGACGAGCCGACCGCCGGCGTCGATATCGAGCTGCGCCGCAAGCTCTGGGACAATGTCCGCGAACTGAACCGGCGCGGCGTCACCATCCTGCTGACCACGCACTATCTGGAAGAGGCGGAAGAGCTCTGCGACCGCATCGCGATCATCAATCACGGCGAGGTCATTGCCTGCGACACCAAGGAAAACCTGATGCGCCGGCTCGACGCCAAGACGGTCACGGTGACCGTCGCCGAGGACCTGCCGGAGGTGCCGGAGAAGCTGCCGCATGCGCTCTCGTCCTTCTCGGTGCAGATCAGCGGCCCCAACCGGCTGACCTTCGAGTTCCGGAAGAGCGACGGGCCGATCGCCCGCATCCTCGGCGCACTCGCCTCAGCCGGCTTCCACATCCAGGACATCAGCACCGAGGAAAGCGATCTCGAGGACATCTTCCTCGAGCTCACCAGCGCCAAGCAGGGGGCCGGCCGCATTCATGCGGCGTAAGGCGCGTACCGGACTTCTGATTGCCGCTCTTGCCCTTCTGGCCGGAGCGTCGTGTACCCCCTCTGTCGCACCGCGCGTGGAAGCGCACCGTCCGGCCGAAATCCGGAACGACGTGCTCATCATGCAGGATGGCGCGCTTCTTCCCTACCAGCGCTGGAGTCCGGACGGACGGCCGAAGGCCGCAGTGATCGCCCTGCACGGCTTCAACGACTATTCCGGCGCCTATCGCGATCTCGGACCCCTGCTCGCCGCCAGAGGCCTGCTTGTCATCGCCTACGACCAGCGCGGCTTCGGCGGCACTTCGATGCGCGGCGACTGGGCCGGCGCCGAGGCGATGATCCGCGATCTCGACACCGTCACCGAGCTGCTGCGCGGAGCATACCCGGACCTGCCGGTCTATGCCCTTGGCGAAAGCATGGGAGGAGCCGTCATCATGGCGGCACTCGGAGGCTATGGTCCGCCGCGCCTCGACGGCGCAGTGCTTTCCGCGCCCGCAGTCTGGGGCCGCAGCACCATGAATGTCTGGCAGCGCGGCGCGCTGACCGCCGGCGCCCATATCGCTCCCAGGATCCACGTCCGGCCGCAGACCCTGCCGAAACTCCCGTCGGACAATATCGAGATGCTGCGGCGGCTCTACTACGACCCGATGATGATCAAGGAGACGCGGATCGAGTCCGCCTGGGGCCTGACCGGCCTCATGGACCGGGCGCTAGAGGCCGCCCCCCTGCTCGACATGCCGCTGCTGGTGCTCTACGGCAAGGAGGATGGGATCATTCCGCGGGGTCCGACCTGCCGCATGCTGCAGACCCTGCCGGCGGGACCGGACGGGGTGCGCCGCTGGCGCCTCGCGCTTTACGAGAACGGCTACCACATGCTGTTCAGGGATCTCGAGGGCGATCTGGTCAGCGCCGACATCGCCGCCTGGCTGGACAATCCGGACGGTCCGCTTCCGAGCGGGGCCGAACTCGCGGCCAAGGGCAGCGCGCGCCCGCTCCCTGAATTTTGCCGCCGCGTCCCGCGGGACCGGGCACGCTAGGCATGCAGAGAGAAATTTAAACCGTATTTTAAATATTCTTCGGTATCCATCGCCTCCTTCGATCACATGAGAGGCGGCACAGATGTCGTTGCGGACCTGCCTGAGAGCATGCGCGTTCTTTCTCCTAATCGCCGTCGTGGGCGGCAGCACGACCTGGACCGGTCCGGCGAGCGCCGCGGGCGAGCCCCTGCTCACCGTGAGCGGTAATATCGCCGGCAGCAGCGCCGTCGATTTCGACCGCGATACCCTTGAGTCGATGGCGACCGAGACGATCCGGACAAGCACGCCCTGGACTCAGGGAGTGCAGGAATTCAGGGGCATCCCTCTGAAGACACTGCTGGTGCATGTCGCCGCCTTGGGTGGCAAGCTGCGGGCCATCGCGCTCAACGATTACGCCGCCGAAATTCCGATCGCCGAGGCCTCCGCCGCCGGGGCCATCATCGCCGTGCGCCAGAACGGCAAGCCGATGTCCGTCCGGGACAAGGGACCGCTGTGGATCGTCTTCCCCTACGACTCTGATCCGAAACTGGTGACCGACGATTTCCTGAACTGGTCGGCCTGGCAACTGCGTACGCTCGTGGTGCAGTAAGGTGGACGCCGCTCGGGGCAAGGACAGGACGAGGATCCGGCGGCTGACCGTCGCCGCCGTCGCGGTGATCGTCGCCAGCCTGGCGGCAGCGGCACTGGCGATCACGATCTACAGCCAGCTGAAATCCGAGATCGCCGAACCCCGGGAAAACTATCAGTGGGCGGCCTATCAGCTGCAGGCCGAATATCTGAGACTCTCGCTCGCACTGGAGCAGTCCGAGACCGGCAAGATCGCCGCCGAGGATCTCCAGACACGCTACGACATTTTCGTCAGCCGGGTCCTGACATTGCAGAATGGCGAGGCCTACCGGCCGGTCCGCGAGACCGGCGGCTTCGACATGGTGCTGACGGAGCTGCTCGCCGCGATTGAGATCATCGACCACCGGCTCTCGGCCGCCCCGCCCCATCCGGCCGACCGGGGCCGCATCATATCGGCAGGGCTCGCCGGCTTCGGTGCACCCTTGCAGCGCCTCTCGCTCGAAGTCGTGCGCGATGCCGCGGCCGAGCAGACGGAGCATCAGCTCGCCCTGCTCGACATCATGACCTATCTGGTCGCAACCCTCGTCGTGATCATCGGCATCAGCAGCCTGCTCGCCCTCGTCGCGATCAAACAGCTCGGCGCGCTGCATCAAGGCCGGCGGGAACTGTCGAGGGCGCTTGAGCGGGCGGAGGAATCCAGCCGGGCCAAGAGCCGCTTCCTTGCCAGCATGAGCCACGAGATGCGCACCCCCCTGAATGCCATGATCGGATTGATGCGGGAAATCGGCTACCAGACGCGGACCCCGGCGATCCGCGAAATGGCGGACACCGCGACCACCTCCGCCGACATGCTCTGCACGCTCGTCGACGACGTCATCGACGCGACCCGGATCGAGACCGACAAGTTCCGCTTCAACGAGTCTGTTTTCGATCCCGAAATCCTGATGCACGAGGTCGCCGCCATGCTCGACTCCCCGGCGCGGGACCGGGACAACGAAATCCACGTCAACACCACGGGGCTGGACGGCAAATCAATCCAGGGTGACCGCGGCCGGATCAAGCAGATCCTGGTCAATCTCCTGACCAATGCCGTCAAGTTCACCGAGAGCGGAACGATCCGCCTGCGCGCGGCGCTGGTCGCGCCTTCCGGTCAGCGCCCGCACCTGCTGATAGACGTCTCGGACACCGGGATCGGGATCCCTGAAGACCAGCAGCACCGGATCTTCGAGCGCTTCGCCCAGATGGCAGGCGGCGAGGGTCTAGGGATCGGTCTCTCGATAACCCGCGCCCTGGTCGAGCGCATGAACGGCACGATCACCGTCAGGAGCAAACCGGGCGAGGGCAGCACCTTCTCCATAAGCCTTCCGGTCACGATTTCCGATATCGACGTGCCGGTGGAGCGCCAGATTTTCGCCGAACCGCTGCTGGTCGGCCTACGGCTGCTCGTCGCTGAGGACAATGCGACCAACCGGCAGGTCGTCGCGCACATCCTGCGCCGCCACGGCGCGAGCTACGTCTTCGCCCGGGACGGAAAGGAAGCCGTCGAGCGCGCGGTCGAGGACGCGTACGATTGCATCCTGATGGACATCAACATGCCCCGGATGGATGGCCTGACCGCCATGAAGGTCCTGAAGCAGCGCCTGGATGGTTCGACGCCGCCGGTCCTGGCGCTGACTGCCGACGCACTACCGGAAGATCTCG
Proteins encoded in this region:
- a CDS encoding HugZ family pyridoxamine 5'-phosphate oxidase translates to MSDDEKQNPTPGAQIRHLMRSLDRATLSTAMTGADAWPYGSLVMAAVDQDGSPLLLLSDLAEHTKNLKADPRVSLLFDGTGGYDEPLTGPRATVLGRIEKTDDARHAERYLRRHSSARMFAGFKDFSFYRVTVERAHIVAGFGRIHWVDASDILAGRAPELEEAEAGIVAHMNEDHADANQLYASVLLELSGEGWEMTGCDTEGCDLRLGGAVARLDYDAPVRDAEETRKALVALVKRARQSAAE
- a CDS encoding phosphoenolpyruvate carboxykinase, with protein sequence MGQERSAKDLEQHGLFNLGTAYWNLSVAELYEHAIRNDEGQIVPGGALAVETGKHTGRSPKDKFIVDTPSVHDQINWGDVNRPCTPELFDEMHRRLAGYMQNRDCYVLDCFAGADEDYRLPVRVVTETAWHNLFAKNMFRRPEAAELKGFEPQFTVLQAPGLQAAGEADGLNSETFILVNFDKRLVIVGGSWYAGEIKKSIFGILNHMLPDVGVMPMHCSANVSKDGESAIFFGLSGTGKTTLSSDGTRILLGDDEHGWSDKGIFNFEGGCYAKVIRLSEEAEPEIYAASQRFGTVLENVVYDQDTRQVDFDDGSLTENSRSCYPIDFIPNTDVGGTAGHPKHIMMLTADAFGVLPPISKLTPEQAMYHFLSGYTARVAGTEKGLGNDPQATFSTCFGAPFMPRHPSVYGEMLRERIAKHGATCWLVNTGWQGGRAGSGAKRMEIAFTRAMVRAALAGKLDKVPVKQEPHFGLFIPESCPGVPSEVLDPRNSWSDKEGYDATAADLRKRFQENFRQFEKYVEAAVIEAGVKAAA
- a CDS encoding SpoIIAA family protein, encoding MIKIAKTAPNRIEMEFEGDSIDEETMQNAIEELIAVTEDIEHGQLLYRLHQFPWPSLAAIGVKFGHLPQLFRMLGRFDRCAVLSDEGWLRTASDIEGALIPGLEIKGFRMDEIAEAEAWLTRTA
- a CDS encoding GNAT family N-acetyltransferase; this translates as MSSPPRPKLKPKAKPLPVTVRQAEERDKARMVEIMDQCWEATWMPFMPPAVPARYRNENLGQAFVDHAWQTCRVAEADDGKTGVVGFSFLLDRQIKTIQILPEHQRRGVGRALLEDAEAELAKAGHNSVYVECDVFNARAAVFYRAMGYEETGRIDTDILGYRVATHVFEKALGDG
- a CDS encoding VOC family protein; translation: MLSHVTLGSNDLDRAAAFYDAVLATLGIARFFRDELHAGYGDTKGDQTWVMRPFDGKPATVGNGTHIAFLASDRASVDAFHAAAIAHGGSDEGAPGLRPHYHRNYYAAYVRDPDGNKLQAVCHLPEAS
- the polA gene encoding DNA polymerase I, whose product is MTDLAIPDDQTAASNGDNHLYLVDGSGYIFRAFHALPSMNRSDGTPTNAVFGFTNMLLKLVEDIEADHVAVIFDTKRLTFRNEIFADYKANRDEPPEDLRPQFSLIRDAVRAFNVPCLEMEGYEADDLIATYAKQAKEKGMRVTIVSSDKDLMQLVDDGVDMYDPMKNRAIGRDEVFEKFGVGPERVVDVQSLAGDSVDNVPGVPGIGIKTAAQLITEYGDLDTLLARAEEIKQPKRRENLIEFAEQARISRELVRLKDDVDVVEPLERLTVEDPDHATVLAFLREMEFKRLIARYEAELADGQAVAGGGKTAAAPAEGSVGSPKPEGEVAYELVQEVEDLKRWIAMAHEEGTVAIDTETTSLNAMQADLVGVSMSIQPGKACYIPLGHESEGEAQGSLLDGGSDKERPKQIDPKVALGLLRPLFEDPSVLKVLHNAKYDLLVLAQERNGGMNVAPVDDTMCMSYVLEGGLHGHGLDELSELHFDHTNIKFSEVCGKGKTQIPFSRVALDKALDYAAEDADMTVRLHRALRPELPKAGLLTVYETLERPLIPVLVGMEKAGIRVDPQILRDMSKDFEKRLDELAVEIHKLAGEEFNIGSPKQLGEILFDRMGLSGGKKGKTGAYATGADILEELAAQGHDLPARVLDWRQLSKLKSTYTDALVEAINPETRRIHTSYSMTGASTGRLSSNDPNLQNIPIRSEEGRKIRTAFVAEPGNKLLAVDYSQIELRLVAHIANIESLKQAFRDGIDIHAQTASEVFGVPLKDMDPTTRRNAKAINFGIIYGISAFGLARQIGTEPGVAKKYIDAYFERYPGIRDYMNETKSSAREHGYVTTIFGRRVHIPGIKDNNPARRAFSERAAINAPIQGSAADVIKRAMVRINPALDEASLKAKMLLQVHDELLFEVPEAELEKTTEVVRRVMEGAADPVVELSVPLVADAGTGDSWAEAH
- a CDS encoding class I SAM-dependent methyltransferase; the protein is MKTLLHVGCGRQSTEILPPFDFENEWREVRVDIDPSVEPDVIDDIATLSKIPDGSAAMVFSKHNIEHLESHVVPQCLASFYRVLGDRGFATIRTPDLEGICRRVIEHGPEKPLYRAKVYDEEHDVMALDMLFGASWEIAKGNRFMAHRTAFTKRTLFRKLREAGFEGVEIRTVPNGLELFAMAMKKVENNLFWEVTGRVQSMADVPE
- a CDS encoding class I SAM-dependent methyltransferase: MKTLLHVGCGRQSKETLPPLDFETQWTEIRIDLDPDVEPDIVDDIRTLSKVADGSGHMLFSKHNIEHLDYHEVPLCFSNFHRVLDDAGFAIVRTPDLVAICRTILKHGPETKLYEADTLEGPRDVTGLDMLFGASWELARGNDFMAHRTAFSGKTLTEKLRAAGFEHVEVSSEAGELRCVALKKRERNLYWQLSGRKPAAA